From Aspergillus fumigatus Af293 chromosome 3, whole genome shotgun sequence, a single genomic window includes:
- a CDS encoding putative flavin-containing amine oxidase, with protein sequence MVKPVETVDLSNTAGAYYAPATIAPAGRLIHIAGQPGSTKDGFVPTDYESQIHLALLNLRKLIIAAGSSIEHIVKLNLFIVDYDAANRKHTRHIERFLAGHRPAITLIPVPKLAVPSWLFEIDAVIALPESSVPPVLPAVNETVDVIIVGAGLAGLSAAYDVVRAGLSCVVLEARDRVGGKTWSTPLKDGKGVIDLGAAWINDTNQSKVYALAKRYGVELIEQNTQGNAVLQDADGNCSPFPYGELPNFDKNTRAHLAKIRDMCEADCQALDTWRPKDTRLDSVTFEAYLTSRGANEAALATATVWTRAMLGQDPKDISALFFLNYCKSGGGLLQMRSDCKHGAQYLRVRQGTQAFSLGLASSLPEGTVRLSSPVQSVIQHADGTVKVQAGGTAYAGRKVIITVPSPAMRTISFYPKLPPAKQAWVDSTTYGYYTKAMMEFRSPFWVMAGFCGLAQSFTGPASVVRDSCSPEDRKYVLTCFMAGDPGRAWAALSTKERERSLLDQLAKLFGVANLGQ encoded by the exons ATGGTGAAACCCGTTGAAACAGTTGACCTTTCCAACACCGCTGGCGCCTACTATGCGCCAGCGACAATCGCCCCCGCCGGCAGACTGATTCATATCGCTGGCCAGCCGGGAAGCACAAAGGACGGCTTTGTACCTACCGATTACGAGTCACAAATCCATCTGGCTTTGCTGAACTTGCGGAAGCTTATCATCGCAGCGGGATCCTCGATTGAACATATTGTTAAGCTCAACCTTTTCATTGTCGACTACGATGCAGCCAATCGCAAGCATACTCGTCACATTGAACGATTCCTCGCTGGACACCGCCCAGCTATTACCTTGATTCCGGTTCCCAAGCTTGCGGTGCCCTCCTGGCTGTTCGAGATTGACGCTGTCATCGCTCTGCCAGAGTCGTCGGTCCCTCCAGTCCTCCCTGCGGTGAATGAGACCGTCGACGTTATCATCGTCGGGGCCGGTCTGGCCGGTCTTTCTGCCGCTTACGATGTCGTGCGCGCCGGTCTGTCTTGTGTCGTCCTCGAGGCGCGCGACCGCGTTGGTGGGAAGACCTGGAGCACACCGCTAAAGGATGGCAAGGGCGTCATCGACTTGGGTGCCGCCTGGATCAATGACACCAACCAGAGCAAGGTTTACGCTCTGGCAAAACGCTATGGGGTGGAGCTGATTGAGCAGAACACCCAAGGCAATGCGGTTTTACAAGACGCCGATGGCAACTGTTCTCCCTTCCCGTACGGAGAGCTTCCCAAC TTCGACAAAAATACCCGAGCCCATCTAGCAAAAATTCGCGATATGTGCGAGGCTGATTGTCAAGCCCTCGATACTTGGAGACCTAAGGATACCAGGCTGGATTCCGTCACATTCGAGGCCTACTTGACCTCCCGGGGAGCTAATGAGGCGGCCCTCGCTACTGCGACTGTCTGGACCCGCGCCATGCTTGGACAGGATCCCAAGGACATCTCGGccctgttcttcttgaattACTGCAAGTCCGGGGGTGGTCTGTTGCAGATGAGATCAGATTGTAAGCATGGTGCCCAATACCTGCGAGTTCGCCAGGGCACCCAGGCTTTCTCTTTGGGGCTAGCATCCTCTCTTCCAGAGGGGACCGTCCGACTATCCAGCCCTGTTCAATCAGTTATCCAACATGCCGACGGGACCGTTAAGGTCCAAGCGGGAGGTACTGCCTATGCCGGCCGTAAGGTCATAATCACGGTGCCTAGCCCGGCCATGAGGACCATTTCCTTTTATCCCAAACTGCCTCCCGCCAAGCAGGCGTGGGTTGATTCCACCACTTATGGGTACTACACCAAGGCCATGATGGAGTTCCGCTCGCCCTTCTGGGTTATGGCTGGCTTCTGTGGCCTCGCCCAATCTTTCACCGGCCCTGCCAGTGTTGTTCGTGACAGCTGCAGCCCCGAAGATCGTAAATATGTCTTGACCTGCTTCATGGCGGGTGATCCTGGCCGAGCATGGGCGGCGCTGTCTACCAAAGAGCGAGAGCGGAGTCTGTTGGACCAACTGGCAAAGCTTTTCGGCGTCGCAAACTTGGGACAATGA
- a CDS encoding NAD-dependent succinate-semialdehyde dehydrogenase translates to MAVFNVHLRDPSLLVGLNYIDGKWVEAESQKRFDVTNPANGNVIGSCPESDAKDAQKAIDAAAAALPAWRSLSGRNRGRILRRWYELVLENQEDLATLITMENGKAKPDAVGEVLFAASFLEWFSEEAARLYGDVVPHSQPNFRVSVLKEPIGVCGLITPWNFPAAMITRKLGPALAAGCTVVVKSAGETPFTANVLIKLSERAGIPAGVVNCVTALANTSKIGETLCLSNVVRKISFTGSTRVGKLLMQQSSSTLKKLSLELGGNAPFIVFEDADLGLAVDAAITSKFKSSGQTCVCSNRIFVQKRIYPEFIRRLKDAASRFQVGNGLDEKTSHGPLITSAAVERVAGLVNDAVSRGAKIEIGGKKIPDLGPNFFEPTILTNVTTDMPVVNEEIFGPVAPIFSFDTEDEVVSASNACDVGLASYIFTQDVTRASRVSELLQSGMVAINTGIISDAASPFGGIKHSGMGREGSKYGIEDYLQLKTVVTGNVNVIHKASL, encoded by the exons ATGGCCGTCTTTAACGTCCACTTGAGGGATCCGTCTTTACTAGTTGGCCTAAACTACATCGATGGAAAATGGGTGGAAGCTGAGTCTCAGAAGCGTTTCGATGTCACAA ACCCTGCCAATGGGAACGTCATCGGATCTTGTCCAGAATCGGACGCGAAGGATGCGCAAAAGGCGATTGATGCTGCAGCAGCGGCCCTGCCTGCATGGCGCTCTCTGTCTGGTCGCAACCGTGGTCGCATCCTACGTCGGTGGTATGAGTTGGTCTTGGAGAACCAAGAGGACCTGGCCACACTCATCACCATGGAAAACGGAAAAGCCAAGCCTGATGCCGTGGGTGAGGTTCTGTTTGCCGCTAGCTTTCTCGAGTGGTTCTCAGAGGAGGCTGCGCGACTCTACGGCGATGTTGTTCCTCATAGCCAACCCAACTTTCGAGTCTCCGTTCTGAAAGAGCCCATTGGTGTGTGCGGCCTCATCACGCC ATGGAACTTCCCCGCAGCTATGATCACTAGAAAGCTTGGTCCTGCATTGGCAGCTGGCTGCACGGTTGTCGTAAAGTCTGCCGGCGAAACGCCTTTCACAGCCAATGTCTTGATCAAGCTCTCTGAGCGAGCCGGAATACCTGCGGGCGTGGTTAACTGTGTCACCGCACTAGCCAACACCTCGAAGATTGGGGAGACCTTGTGCTTATCTAACGTCGTTCGCAAAATCTCCTTCACGGGGTCTACTCGGGTCGGAAAGCTTCTCATGCAACAATCCAGCAgcaccttgaagaagcttagCCTGGAGCTTGGTGGCAACGCACCGTTCATTGTGTTTGAGGATGCTGACCTCGGGTTGGCTGTGGATGCTGCCATTACTAGCAAGTTCAAGTCATCAGGACAGACATGCGTGTGTTCCAACAGAATCTTTGTCCAGAAGCGCATTTACCCCGAGTTCATCCGACGTCTCAAGGATGCCGCCAGCCGATTCCAGGTTGGCAATGGGCTTGATGAGAAGACCTCCCATGGTCCTTTGATTACGTCTGCGGCAGTCGAAAGAGTTGCTGGTCTTGTGAATGATGCTGTCAGCCGCGGCGCGAAGATCGAAATTGGCGGAAAAAAGATCCCTGATCTGG GCCCGAATTTCTTTGAGCCCACTATCCTCACAAATGTCACCACGGATATGCCGGTAGTGAATGAAGAGATCTTCGGCCCTGTAGcacccatcttctccttcgacACGGAAGATGAGGTCGTCTCTGCTTCCAACGCATGCGATGTGGGACTGGCTTCGTATATTTTCACACAGGATGTTACTCGAGCCAGTCGAGTTTCGGAGCTCTTGCAGTCTGGCATGGTGGCAATCAACACTGGCATCATCTCTGACGCTGCGAGCCC GTTCGGCGGCATCAAGCATTCGGGAATGGGTCGCGAGGGAAGCAAATATGGAATTGAGGATTACCTCCAATTGAAGACCGTTGTAACTGGGAACGTCAACGTCATCCACAAAGCGTCCCTGTAA